TAATTAAACAGGCAGATTATATAATAGATTTGGGTCCTGATGGTGGGTTGGCAGGGGGAAATATCGTTGTTTCTGGTATTCCTGAAGAGGTTGCAAAATGCGAGAATTCCTATACAGGAATGTTTTTAAAAAATCTTTTATAGTATTTTTAATTTTTTTAACATTTTCTAATGCAATTTTTGCCCAGACTATAGATGATGAAAATTCTAAAAAAAGGGATAAGCTAACTTTAAGTCAAAAATCTTATTTAAGAGAACTTGAGCTTTCAACCGATGAGGATTTAAAAAAATGGGCCTTAAAAGAGGGTTTAAAAGAAACAGATGTTTCAAAAATACGAGAATTGCTTTTAAAAAAGTTTGGAATAGATCCTGAGCTTTTTATCAAAGGAAAGGGACTTGCCGGATCTGGTAGATATAAAATAATCATTGAAACTGCAGATAATCTTGAAAATTTCACTTATGGACTTACTAAAGATGAAAGTATTATTTTTGAAGGAAGAGTTAATATCTTGGTTGAAGATATTAAAGAAAATAAAAAGCACAATATTAAAGGCGACAGAATAGTCCTTAATAAGAACTCTAAAAAACTTTATGCTATTGGAAATGTTGAATATATTCTTGATATGGATACCAATGAAAAGCTTTATTTTTATGGCAATGAATTTCTTGTCGATTTTGATTCTCAAAATTTTTTATTAAAAAATGGTATTCTTCAAAAAAAAATGCAAAAAAATCAAATAGATCATATTCTTTCGTTTGGAGGAAAGGTTTTAAAAAAGATAGACAATGATGTTACCATTTTGGAACAAGCTTTTGCAACAACTAGTAAAATTCCAGAGCCTTACTATTCAATCAAGGCTTCTAAAATATGGGCATTGCCCTCGGGAGATTTTGGGTTTTTAAATGCCATATTTTACATGGGAAGAGTTCCAGTATTTTATATTCCTTTTTTTTTCAGACCGGGAGATAGTTTGTTTTTTAATCCATCTTTAGGTCTAAATCCACGAAAAGGTTTTTCTGTTTTTAATACCGTTTATCTTTTTGGTAATAAATCTTCAAGTGAAGATTCTTCTTTTTTGGATTTTGATTTCAATTCTGTTTATAATTCGGGTAAAAAACCTTATATAAGAAATGGATATTTAACTTATTTTTTTGCAGAAAATTTAGCACCCAGTGTTAATAAAGATTATGTTAAGCTTATTTTTGACATTTATGCTAATCTGGGATTTTATTCTGGAATTGATTTTAATTTGGGCAATACTTTGGGGCATTTTAAAACTTTGGAAGGAAATTTTGGATTGGGTTTTACCAGGAATGTTTATAGTTACGATGGAGGATATTATCCTTTTGATAATAGGACTTTAAAACAATCTCTTTTTAGTTTTTCCAATCTTAACAAAGGAGATGTATTTGGGTTTGAAGTTCCTTTTAGATATTTATTTAAATTTAAAACAGAATTTCTTTTAAGTGATGCACTTTTCTCGGTTGTTTTAGAGCACTATTCTGACCCGTATGTTAATATTGATTTTAGAGATAGGATAGAAAGTGCTACATTTTTTTCTCTTTTAAATTTAGATAAAGATTCGGTTAAAGAGCAAACTAGCATTAGCACTTTTGATTGGAATTTATCTTCTTTTTATAAGCGAACATTTAATGACGGTTCGATTTTAGATTATAAATTAAATAATTTAGGTTTAAGTTTTAAATTGTCGGGCTATGAAAATCTTTATGTTAAATCTCCTTTAGAGAAACCAAAAGATGTTAATGATCCTACAAGAAAATGGTTTTATTTGGAGAGAATTTATGCTCCATATATTGATTTGAATTTTCAAAAAGATCTTTACAATAACCAATGGACATTTCCAGCTGATACTAAAGAAATGATAATGCGCCCAGAAATTAAAAATCTAGAAGATAAAGATAATGATAAAAAGAGTGTGAAGGAGAAAAATACTAAAAAAACAACAGAATTAACCAAAGATTTATATATTCCTCCAGAACCAATTACTTTAAAAAATATTGATCAATCCGATTCTTTTTTTATTAGGTTTGGCATTAATCCTTATTTAAGAAATAATGTTTTTTTTGATAATTATGGCATAACAAGTCCAAAGGACTTTAATTATGAAATAAAAAATTATTTATTTGATATAAAAAATAAAACGGATATAAAAATTCATGCTGATTTTTACAATCGTTTAATTACTTTTGAAAATTTATTATATCTTAATACTATTGAGTATAGTCCTTTAAATAAAGATTTTAAAGTTGAAGATAAAGATAAAAAAAGTGAGCACTCTATTATTAACCAAATAAATTTAAACTTGCTTCCTTTTATTAGATATCCTTTATTTTCTAGAAGTACTTTAAAGTTTGAAAATAAGGCTACTTTATATTCATTTAATAAAAAATATGATTCTGATGTAAAATCTTTGGTTAATAAGAATAGTAGTATTTTTTTATCTGATCCGGAAACTTTTTATCAAAGTTTAACAGCCTCTTTAATTTATGATTATGATTATTTTACTACTGAGCTTTCAGGTGAATTAAAAAATAGTTTTGAAGATATTAAAGCTTCTTCTGAGCTTAAACTTTCTTTAGATTTTCCTTATTTGCTACAAGAAGCTGGGATTGGAATTAAATATTATAAAAAGTTTAAAGAAGATGCTATGAAAAACTCTGGAATTTCTGCTGTTCAAAGTCCTTTGGAGCCTCAAAAACCATCATCGCCTTATAAAAATTTAGAAATGTCTCCTGCTTTGTATTATAAAATTGAGCCGAGATATTTGGATTATTTTAAATTTAGTTTTTTAGTCGCCTATGATCCTTTGATAAATAGAGTTTCTGAACTTTCTTTTAAGCTTAATGTTTTTGATTTTCAATTTTTGTTTGCTATGAAAGACGACTTTGAATATAATTATGATCCTTTAAAAGGAGATTTTTCCAAGATTGGTACTACAACCAAACTTGTTCCATATTCTTTAGATTCTAGTTACAAAAAGGAATTGTACGTTTTAACTTTTTTTGACAATAAGCTTTCTTTTACCTTGGGGGTAGATGTTGGTTGGAAAATAAATTTGCAGAAATTTACGGATAATGAACTTCGATCTGCATTGACTTTGAAGTTTAAATATACAGAATTTTTAGAAATTTACTTTTCTACTTTATCTATTAATACTAAGACTTTTAAATATTTTAAAGGGTATATGGACCAAATTGGTCTAGAACCTGTTAATTTCTTTGTTGATTTATCAAAATCTTTCAATTTCTTTAATTCTCAAGACAGAAAAGATTCACTTTTTAAAATTAAAAAATTTTCATCAGGCTTTAAATTCAATTTTTATGATTGGAAATTTGTTGGAGAATATAATTTAGAACCAGATTTATTAAGGGGATCTGATGGGATTTATTCTCCTATTTGGAGAAATAATTTTACAATTTATATTTCTTGGAACTTTTTTGCTCCTATAAAAGCGTCATTTGAAAACAACAAAGATACAAACTACGAGTTTATTATTAATAGAAAAACAAAAAAATAATAATGATTTTCATTTATTAGTAATATTAATTTTTGTAGTTCTTGTTATTAAAACATTTATTGTTTTTTTTGCTTCAATTCCTACTTTTGTTATGTTGAGCTTAAAAATAGACGGATATTTAATAGTTGAGCTTAAGTTATTGCTATTTTTGTTTTTAGAATGAATTTTTAGTGGATATACTTTAAATTTAAATGAAGTTTTAGGACCAATAAAAAACTCTCTGTATTTATTTTTATACCCTGTTTCATTGTTTATTGTAAGATCTTCTTTTTTTAAGACGATCTTATCGTTGTTAAGACTAGTGTTTTGCCAATTTATTTTTACTACGTCTAAGCTATTGTTTGTAATTTGAATATAAATATATTCATTTGTAGCTTTAATTACATCTATATTGATGTATTTAGAGGGAGATTCTAGAACTTTAAAATCAGTTTCATAATCATGGTTTATTTTTATTGTCGTACAACAATAAAAATAAACCATTGAAATCAGAAATATTGTTTTTATGTATTTTTTGACAATATTTCTACTTAGTTTTATGAAAACCAAGATCTGCAATATTTTCATTTCCTGGAATAAAAGAAATTTTTCCACCTTGTTCTTCAAATTTTTTCCTTAGTTCAGTTGTCTTTTTGATTAAATTAATAGTAATTTGTGTTAATTTTTTGCTATTATAGATTCCTTTTGACCAATAGTCAATTATTAATTTACTGTCCCCAAATATGTTTATTATATTTTCTTTTAATGCTATTTTGAGAGCTGTATATAGGGCAAGCAGTTCCCCAAAATTATTGCTAATTCCTTGAAAATTTTTGACATAATAATTTCCATATTCATTAATCAAGGATTTATCTAAGATTTTATCCAATATTGAAATTCTTTTTTCGTTTACAACTCTAATTTCTATGCCCTTTCCTCTTCCCGTTCCAGAATCAAAATATATTCCATTTGGGTGATGGTGAATTTTATTCTCATTATTAAATAGCCAATTTTGAGCTTGTTCTATTGTTTTGAAGCTTTTTATTTTATTGTTTTTTCCTTTAATAGCGGTTTTGCATTCTTCCCAGGATTTGAAAATAATTTTTTCATTGCTGTTAATCAAAATACAGGCATAATATTTGTTCATGGGTAGTATTAACTTCCTGAGCACCAGAGATTTGTAATGTTGCAAGCTCTCCCAAAAATTTTTTCTTTCGATTTTTTTAATTCTATTGCATCTACTATTTCTTTATTGTAACCAATGAATTTTTCTTTTAATGTTGGTTTAATGAGCCTTTTTGGAAGCACGCTTGGAAGTATTCCTGCAATCGTATAAGACATGTAAAAATTGTAAGCTGCTGCATTTATTTCTCCAGGAGTAATTATTCCCGAAATTTCGTAATTTCTTGATACATTAAGTCCTGCTATTTTATATATTCTATCAACCATTAAAGAGCAATAGGTTTTGTTGTGAATTTCTTCAAGATTGAATGAATCTGTCCATAAATTAGAGGATATTAATGGAACCATATATCCAAAGTTATTGTCAATGTATCTACTTCTTCCAAAATTAATAGCTTTTTGAATTGTTCTTATGTCTGTTATTGGTGAGAATATTTTTAATATTCTTGATTGTACGTATGTTGAAAGCTTTTCGTATCCTGAACCTTGAGTAGATGCTGTATCGAATTTGATTTGATTGCTTGTAATTATTGATTTTATATCAAAGCTATCAATTCCATTGAATGCAATTTTTTTAGTGGCTTCATATTTTTCTTCATCAAATATTCCCACATGTTGCCAAAAATAAAAAAATTCTGTCCAATCTATTTTTGGTTTTATTAGTATTATGTCGCCATTTGATAAAATAGATCTTAAATTTTTAGGAGTTATTTCAATGCCTGTATTTGGGTCTATTATTTTTGGTATTATATCGTATTTATTGTTATTATCGGAATCGGCAGTTGACCTTTTTCTTCTTCTGGGCGGGGATTGTTTTGAATAATACAGTTCATTGTGAAGATCTGAAATTTTTTGTTTTTCAATTATTGTTTTTATTTTGCTGTTTTCAACTTTTAAAAAGTGCATAAATTGTTCAAAATATTTTTTATCTTTTATTTTTAATAATTGATTTGCTATTATGTGCGGTGCAATATATTCTTTTCCATCTATTATTTCTTTTGTTATTGAGTTTATATTTTCTTGAGGAAAGAATGAGTTGATGTGACTTAATTGTATATATCCTAAATTTTTATCATGAAATGTTTGCTCAATTAAGTTTAAAATTTCTTTTTCCAGATGCATTTGTAGTTCTATTAGTTCTGTTAAATTTTCATTATCTGAATTTGTATGATTAAAATTTGTTTTTTTTTCAAAAGCAGTATCAATTTTAATTGTTAAATTTCCATTGACGCTACTTTGATCTATAAACTTTATCCATTCTGTTTCATTATTTAGATAATTTTTATAAGCATTTAGATAGTTTTTTATTTCTTCAAGTTTTTGAGGGCTTATTTTGATTTTTGCTGCTGTTTTTTTTATTAAAAAAGAATCATTGTTATTGTTTAAAATTTCTTGGATACTGGATATTGGTATTCGATATTCTACATTAGAAGGATTTTTTATTAAAGAGCTTTCTAGTAGTGTTTTTTGTGTTAATATGATTTCTGATGTGCTTAAATTTTTTGACTTATTATCTGCAATTAAGGCACAAGAGAATAATAAAGTGTGTGTAGTTAATATTAATAATATTAATCTATTAATATTCTTCATGATTAGTATTTTAGCATAATTTTTTGTTTATGTTTTTGATTTGAAGTTTTTTAGAACTTTTATTTTTTCAATTTTTTATATTTATATTATATTTTTAATATTATTAAAAATAGTTGATGTTTTTTAATATAAACTATAGTATTTTAATATATGACAATTTTCATAAAGGGGGAAATCGATGGAAGAAGAATATTTAAATCCAATAAATATATTTTCGGAAATAGGTCGTTTGAAAAAAGTTTTGCTTCATAGGCCAGGAGAAGAATTAGAAAATTTGACACCCTTGATTATGAAAAATTTTTTATTTGATGATATTCCTTATCTTAAAGTTGCAAGACAAGAGCATGAAGTTTTTGTAAATATTTTAAAAGATAATTCAGTTGAAATTGAGTATGTTGAGGATCTTGTTAGTGAAGTTCTTGCTTCTTCTGTAGCGCTCAAAAATAAATTTATATCTCAATTTATTCTGGAAGCAGAAATAAAAACAGATGGTGTAATTAATATTTTAAAAGATTATTTTTCTAATTTAACCGTTGATAATATGGTTTCTAAAATGATTTCCGGCGTTGCAAGAGAAGAGCTTAAAGATTGTGAATTTTCGCTTGATGATTGGGTTAATGGTTCAAGTCTTTTTGTTATTGATCCTATGCCCAATGTTTTATTTACCAGAGATCCTTTTGCCAGTATTGGCAATGGAATTACAATAAATAAAATGTATACCAAGGTTAGACGTAGAGAGACAATATTTGCAGAGTATATTTTTAAATATCATTCCGCTTACAAAGAAAATGTTCCAATTTGGTTTAATAGATGGGAAGAAACTTCTTTGGAAGGTGGGGATGAGTTTGTTTTAAATAAAGATCTTTTGGTTATTGGAATCTCAGAAAGAACAGAAGCGGGGTCTGTAGAAAAACTAGCTGCTAGTCTTTTTAAAAATAAGGCTCCATTTAGCACAATTTTGGCTTTTAAAATTCCAAAAAACAGAGCCTATATGCACTTAGACACAGTTTTTACCCAAATTGATTATAGCGTTTTTACAAGTTTTACAAGTGATGATATGTATTTCTCAATTTATGTTTTAACTTACAATTCAAATTCTAATAAAATTAATATTAAAAAAGAAAAAGCCAAGCTTAAAGATGTTTTGAGCTTTTATTTAGGCAGAAAAATTGACATAATAAAATGTGCGGGTGGAGATTTAATACATGGTGCAAGAGAACAATGGAATGATGGTGCTAATGTTTTGGCGATAGCTCCAGGAGAAGTAATTGCTTATTCTAGAAATCATGTAACTAATAAGCTGTTTGAAGAAAATGGTATTAAAGTTCACAGAATTCCGTCTAGCGAGCTTTCAAGGGGTCGTGGTGGGCCAAGATGCATGTCTATGTCTTTAGTAAGAGAGGATATTTAATATTTAAGCATGTTTAAGCATGAGTTAAATGAGTTTTTAAAAACTTGATTGTAAAGGTTGGTGGTTGATGTATAATTTACGAAATAGGAGCTTTTTAAATCTTTTAGATTTTACAAGCAAAGATATTAAATATTTACTTGATTTATCGATTAATTTAAAAAAGTCAAAATATGCAGGAATTGAAGTGCAAAAACTTAAAGGTAAAAATATAGTTATAATTTTCGAGAAAGATTCAACAAGGACCCGGTGTGCTTTTGAGATCGCAGCCTATGATCAAGGGGCAAATATTACTTATTTGGGATCTAAGGGTAATCAAATGGGCTCAAAAGAGTCTATGATAGATACCGCTAGAGTTTTGGGACGCATGTATGATGCTATTGGATTTAGAGGCTTTTCTCAACAGACTGTTGAATGTTTGGCGAATTATTCTAATGTTCCTGTTTACAATGGATTGACAGATATTTCTCACCCAACCCAAATACTAGCCGATTTAATGACAATAAAAGAACATAAGGGGAGTTTGAAAGGGATTAAAATAGTGTTTTGTGGCGATGGTAGGGGGAATGTTGCTAATTCTTTATTGAAAGGCTGTGCTATTATGGGGCTTGATTTTAGAATTTTTGCTCCCAAAGAGCTTTTTCCAGACCCCGATTTGACGCTTAAGGCTAGGTCTTTAGCCCTAGAGAGTGGGGGTAAAATTACAATTACAGATTCTAAAGAAGAGGCTGTTAAATGTGCTGATGTTGTGTATACAGACGTGTGGGTATCTATGGGGGAGAGTAATTGGGAAGATAGAATAAATCTTCTAAAGGCTTATCAGGTTAATAAAGAGATAATGTGCATGGCAAAAGATGATGCAATATTTATGCATTGCTTGCCTGCTTTTCATGACTTAAACACTGTGATTGGTAAGGATATTTTTGATAAATACGGACTTGATGGAATTGAAGTTACAGAAGAAATTTTTGAAAGTAAAAATTCAGTTGTTTTTGATGTGGCTGAAAATAGGGTGCATACCATTAAAGCTATTATGGTATCAACTTTGGGATAACAGTATTTTTTATGTGAAATTAAATTTATGAAATTATTTAGGAGAAACGTTATGATCAAAATGCCAAGTAGTTTTACAATAATATTTTCTTTAATTGTATTTGTTACCATTTTAACGTATGTGATTCCTGCCGGTAAGTTTGATAAAGAATTTAAGCAAATGGGTGATGGATCTAAAAGGGAAATAATTGTTGCTGGAACTTATCAATATGTAGATCGAGGCTCTAGGGGATTTTTACATCCTATTATGACTATTTTAACCGCAATGTCAAAGGGGATGGAACATGCAGTTGAAGTTATTGTTTTTGTTTTAATTGTTGGGGGTGCTTATGGGATTATTATGAAAACTGGAGCAATAGATGTGGGAATTTATTTTTTAATCAAGAAGTTGGGGCACAAAGATAAGTTGCTTATTCCTTTGTTAATGTTTATTTTTTCAATTGGTGGAACTGTAACCGGAATGAGTGAAGAGACCCTTCCTTTTTATTTTGTTATGATTCCCTTGATAGTAGCTTTGGGTTATGATAGTCTTGTTGGAGCGGCTATTATTGCTTTAGGAGCTGGAGTGGGAACTATGGCTTCTACTGTAAATCCATTTGCGACAGGAATTGCATCTGCAATAGCTTCTATTAGCTTGCAGGATGGATTTTATTTTAGAATTGTTCTTTATTTTGTATCAGTATTGGCTGCTATAACCTATGTTTGTGTTTATGCGTCTAAAATTAAAAAGGATCCCTCAAAATCGCTTGTGTATTCTCAAAAAGATGAACATTATCAATATTTTGTTAAAAAAGATGGACTTTCTACCGGAGATAATGCTCAGAATGCTCTTGAGTTTACTTTTGCTCATAAATTAGTTTTACTTTTATTTGGATTTATGATATTGATTTTGATATTTAGCATTGTTAATCTTGGTTGGTGGATGCAAGAAATGACAATGTTGTATCTTGGAGTTGCTATTATATCGGCTTTTATTTGTAAATTAGGTGAAACTGAAATGTGGGATGCGTTTGTGAAAGGTTCTGAAAGTCTGCTAACCGCTGCTCTTGTTATTGGACTTGCTAGAGGTGTTATGATAGTATGTGATGATGGGTTGATTACAGATACTATGTTAAATGCTGCTACTAATTTTTTATACAATCTTCCAAGACCCCTTTTTATCATATTGAATGAAATTATTCAAATATTTATAGGATTTGTTGTTCCATCTTCATCAGGACATGCTAGTCTCACTATGCCAATAATGGCTCCTCTTGCCGATTTTTTGTCAATTCCAAGAGCTTCAGTTGTTATTGCCATGCAGACTGCATCTGGGCTTATTAATTTGATAACACCTACCAGCGGAGTTATAATGGCTGTATTGGGGATATCCAGATTGAGTTATGGTACGTGGTTTAAGTTTGTTTTACCATTATTTATGATTGAGTTTTTTATCTCTATTTTAGTTATTATAGCTAACATTTATTTAAGTTTTTAGGGCTTTGGGTTATTTCTTTTCTATTGTAGAAAACTAGTTTATAAAAAATAGAAATATTCTTAAAAAAAGTAGAAGGCTTGATTTATAAAGAATACAAATATATCAAGGCAAGATACATTTTTATAATAGTATAAAAGTTCTTATAAATAAAAGATTAGAACCTTTTTTAAGAGAAATATTATTTTCGACAAGTTCTTTTAAAGTTTAGGCTTTTAGAAATTTAAAGAATTTATTACCTTGTTTGATAGGATTAGAACAGAGGGTAATATTTTATTTAAACTTTAGTTTGTTTGATTGCAATCTGTAATGCCTTTTATTGTATTGCTAAATAGCAGCGTTTTAAAATAGAAATTATAAAGAATTTTTACGTATATTCAATAAATAAAAAAAGTTAGATACAATTTACTTTTACAAGTGACCAAGTATGTTTTAGGTTTGTATTAATGCATGGTTTTAGATTATGTTTATCTATAAATTTTTTAAAATATTGAAAAATTCTTTTATAGAGATACTAAATATAGTCATTTTTGAGCTCTGTTTAGTAAACATATTTTTAATAAAAAAGATTTTTTAACTATCAAGCTTTTCGTTATTTAAATAAAATTATAAAAAAGTCTTCCTTTAACAGAAGACTTTGATTTTAAGTTATTAGCCTTTAAAATATATTTTTTTATTTACTCGTCTCTAAAAAATCATATAATCTATCGCCACTAGAAAAGATTTTGCTCTTTGAAGAATCTAGAAAAGATTTTACTTCTTCAAGAAGCTGTTTTACATCTTCCTTTATTTTCATTGCTTCAAGTATCCTAAAAGAAGAAGTACTTAATTGGTTTAAAGCATCCTCTGCCTCATTTTTTGCCTGTATTGCTAAATTACTATGTGTTCTTCTTGCCCACCATGGCCGATTTTTACGTTTGTTATTTAATCTTTCAGTAATAGCAGCTTTTAAAGTTTCTTTGGCTTTCTCAAAAAAGTATTTTGCAGATGCTCTCTCGCTAAGTCCACTATTTAATTGAGTATGAAGATTTTCAATATCGCCTCTTTTTTCTAATAACTGATTGAACAACTTAATTAGAGCCTGTTTTTCTATCTTATTCTTAATTTCTCTCTTCTTATATTCTTTTTCTTTAGTGGTCTTTCTTTTTTTTATATAGCTATTTATCCTTCCTGCAACATGCACCTCTGCTTGTATTAAATCTGCAAGTTCTAAGATTTCTTTATAAACATTATTAAAACTAGATTCTAATTGCGCAGATTCATTTTTAAGTTTATTTTCATCATCAACTAATTTAGCAAATTCAAGACTCCCATCGCTAATTGCCTTCTCTGCCTTCTTTTCTTCATCAGTATTTGGAACCAACTCTTCTTCTTTTATCTCTATTTCTTCTTGAAGATAATATGGGAAATTACTCTCTACATTAATAGGTGCTACAGAAGCAGCCTGCACCATTTGTTTTTCTTTTTTTTCTATATGTTTTTCAACAATTTCTTTATTATCTGCTTGAATTTTCTCTAAAAATCCTAAAATTTTCACGTTCTTGTCTTGCATTTTTTTACGAGTTAATTCATTGGGGTCACTTGTATTACATGATAATAAACTTATTAGCATTATCATGTAAATTGATAAATTTTTTTTTTTCATATTTTCTCTCCTACTAGAATCTTTATAAATTCATAGTTGTTTAATGCAAATATATTTCTATTTCTATAAAATACAATTTTTCCATATCGTTAATTTTTTGTTTTAATTTTTTATATTTTTGACTATGTAACTTATAAAGTTTTTATAAGTTACTAATAATTCTTAATAAATCATTTTTATTTTTATTGTGTAATTAGTAGATGTTATAATGAAGGGTATGTGCAAATGTATATATTCTTTAAAACTATTTATAGAAACAAAACCATCTTGTTGCTTAATTTGATTTTCTTTAACATTTTTAGCTTTAAAAAGCCTCTTTCATATTGAATTAGACTTTTAAGTCTATAAACATCCTCTTTAATAAGAGTTTTTTAGCTTACTATACCCCCTTTTAAAACGATTCACCAAGAATA
The window above is part of the Borreliella burgdorferi B31 genome. Proteins encoded here:
- a CDS encoding LPS-assembly protein LptD, which encodes MREFLYRNVFKKSFIVFLIFLTFSNAIFAQTIDDENSKKRDKLTLSQKSYLRELELSTDEDLKKWALKEGLKETDVSKIRELLLKKFGIDPELFIKGKGLAGSGRYKIIIETADNLENFTYGLTKDESIIFEGRVNILVEDIKENKKHNIKGDRIVLNKNSKKLYAIGNVEYILDMDTNEKLYFYGNEFLVDFDSQNFLLKNGILQKKMQKNQIDHILSFGGKVLKKIDNDVTILEQAFATTSKIPEPYYSIKASKIWALPSGDFGFLNAIFYMGRVPVFYIPFFFRPGDSLFFNPSLGLNPRKGFSVFNTVYLFGNKSSSEDSSFLDFDFNSVYNSGKKPYIRNGYLTYFFAENLAPSVNKDYVKLIFDIYANLGFYSGIDFNLGNTLGHFKTLEGNFGLGFTRNVYSYDGGYYPFDNRTLKQSLFSFSNLNKGDVFGFEVPFRYLFKFKTEFLLSDALFSVVLEHYSDPYVNIDFRDRIESATFFSLLNLDKDSVKEQTSISTFDWNLSSFYKRTFNDGSILDYKLNNLGLSFKLSGYENLYVKSPLEKPKDVNDPTRKWFYLERIYAPYIDLNFQKDLYNNQWTFPADTKEMIMRPEIKNLEDKDNDKKSVKEKNTKKTTELTKDLYIPPEPITLKNIDQSDSFFIRFGINPYLRNNVFFDNYGITSPKDFNYEIKNYLFDIKNKTDIKIHADFYNRLITFENLLYLNTIEYSPLNKDFKVEDKDKKSEHSIINQINLNLLPFIRYPLFSRSTLKFENKATLYSFNKKYDSDVKSLVNKNSSIFLSDPETFYQSLTASLIYDYDYFTTELSGELKNSFEDIKASSELKLSLDFPYLLQEAGIGIKYYKKFKEDAMKNSGISAVQSPLEPQKPSSPYKNLEMSPALYYKIEPRYLDYFKFSFLVAYDPLINRVSELSFKLNVFDFQFLFAMKDDFEYNYDPLKGDFSKIGTTTKLVPYSLDSSYKKELYVLTFFDNKLSFTLGVDVGWKINLQKFTDNELRSALTLKFKYTEFLEIYFSTLSINTKTFKYFKGYMDQIGLEPVNFFVDLSKSFNFFNSQDRKDSLFKIKKFSSGFKFNFYDWKFVGEYNLEPDLLRGSDGIYSPIWRNNFTIYISWNFFAPIKASFENNKDTNYEFIINRKTKK
- a CDS encoding ribonuclease H family protein, producing MNKYYACILINSNEKIIFKSWEECKTAIKGKNNKIKSFKTIEQAQNWLFNNENKIHHHPNGIYFDSGTGRGKGIEIRVVNEKRISILDKILDKSLINEYGNYYVKNFQGISNNFGELLALYTALKIALKENIINIFGDSKLIIDYWSKGIYNSKKLTQITINLIKKTTELRKKFEEQGGKISFIPGNENIADLGFHKTK
- a CDS encoding lipoprotein, whose protein sequence is MKNINRLILLILTTHTLLFSCALIADNKSKNLSTSEIILTQKTLLESSLIKNPSNVEYRIPISSIQEILNNNNDSFLIKKTAAKIKISPQKLEEIKNYLNAYKNYLNNETEWIKFIDQSSVNGNLTIKIDTAFEKKTNFNHTNSDNENLTELIELQMHLEKEILNLIEQTFHDKNLGYIQLSHINSFFPQENINSITKEIIDGKEYIAPHIIANQLLKIKDKKYFEQFMHFLKVENSKIKTIIEKQKISDLHNELYYSKQSPPRRRKRSTADSDNNNKYDIIPKIIDPNTGIEITPKNLRSILSNGDIILIKPKIDWTEFFYFWQHVGIFDEEKYEATKKIAFNGIDSFDIKSIITSNQIKFDTASTQGSGYEKLSTYVQSRILKIFSPITDIRTIQKAINFGRSRYIDNNFGYMVPLISSNLWTDSFNLEEIHNKTYCSLMVDRIYKIAGLNVSRNYEISGIITPGEINAAAYNFYMSYTIAGILPSVLPKRLIKPTLKEKFIGYNKEIVDAIELKKSKEKIFGRACNITNLWCSGS
- the arcA gene encoding arginine deiminase yields the protein MEEEYLNPINIFSEIGRLKKVLLHRPGEELENLTPLIMKNFLFDDIPYLKVARQEHEVFVNILKDNSVEIEYVEDLVSEVLASSVALKNKFISQFILEAEIKTDGVINILKDYFSNLTVDNMVSKMISGVAREELKDCEFSLDDWVNGSSLFVIDPMPNVLFTRDPFASIGNGITINKMYTKVRRRETIFAEYIFKYHSAYKENVPIWFNRWEETSLEGGDEFVLNKDLLVIGISERTEAGSVEKLAASLFKNKAPFSTILAFKIPKNRAYMHLDTVFTQIDYSVFTSFTSDDMYFSIYVLTYNSNSNKINIKKEKAKLKDVLSFYLGRKIDIIKCAGGDLIHGAREQWNDGANVLAIAPGEVIAYSRNHVTNKLFEENGIKVHRIPSSELSRGRGGPRCMSMSLVREDI
- the argF gene encoding ornithine carbamoyltransferase — protein: MYNLRNRSFLNLLDFTSKDIKYLLDLSINLKKSKYAGIEVQKLKGKNIVIIFEKDSTRTRCAFEIAAYDQGANITYLGSKGNQMGSKESMIDTARVLGRMYDAIGFRGFSQQTVECLANYSNVPVYNGLTDISHPTQILADLMTIKEHKGSLKGIKIVFCGDGRGNVANSLLKGCAIMGLDFRIFAPKELFPDPDLTLKARSLALESGGKITITDSKEEAVKCADVVYTDVWVSMGESNWEDRINLLKAYQVNKEIMCMAKDDAIFMHCLPAFHDLNTVIGKDIFDKYGLDGIEVTEEIFESKNSVVFDVAENRVHTIKAIMVSTLG
- a CDS encoding YfcC family protein — translated: MIKMPSSFTIIFSLIVFVTILTYVIPAGKFDKEFKQMGDGSKREIIVAGTYQYVDRGSRGFLHPIMTILTAMSKGMEHAVEVIVFVLIVGGAYGIIMKTGAIDVGIYFLIKKLGHKDKLLIPLLMFIFSIGGTVTGMSEETLPFYFVMIPLIVALGYDSLVGAAIIALGAGVGTMASTVNPFATGIASAIASISLQDGFYFRIVLYFVSVLAAITYVCVYASKIKKDPSKSLVYSQKDEHYQYFVKKDGLSTGDNAQNALEFTFAHKLVLLLFGFMILILIFSIVNLGWWMQEMTMLYLGVAIISAFICKLGETEMWDAFVKGSESLLTAALVIGLARGVMIVCDDGLITDTMLNAATNFLYNLPRPLFIILNEIIQIFIGFVVPSSSGHASLTMPIMAPLADFLSIPRASVVIAMQTASGLINLITPTSGVIMAVLGISRLSYGTWFKFVLPLFMIEFFISILVIIANIYLSF
- a CDS encoding P12 family lipoprotein, coding for MKKKNLSIYMIMLISLLSCNTSDPNELTRKKMQDKNVKILGFLEKIQADNKEIVEKHIEKKEKQMVQAASVAPINVESNFPYYLQEEIEIKEEELVPNTDEEKKAEKAISDGSLEFAKLVDDENKLKNESAQLESSFNNVYKEILELADLIQAEVHVAGRINSYIKKRKTTKEKEYKKREIKNKIEKQALIKLFNQLLEKRGDIENLHTQLNSGLSERASAKYFFEKAKETLKAAITERLNNKRKNRPWWARRTHSNLAIQAKNEAEDALNQLSTSSFRILEAMKIKEDVKQLLEEVKSFLDSSKSKIFSSGDRLYDFLETSK